Genomic DNA from Desulfonema ishimotonii:
TCGGGCAAAGGATGAACAGAAGAAGGCATATCAGCCGACAGGTGATCAGTTTCATAGATGGCTCCGTTTAAAATTTCATCTCAATGCCAAGGGAATAGATATGGCGGTCATAATCGTAAACAGAAAGGTTGGAGTCGGCGCGGGTGTAGTTGTATTGCAGCACCAGGAGGGTGTTGTTCAGAAATTCCCAGTTGAGACCCGAAGAGAGCTGATAGATTTTGTCCCTTCTGGTTTTGCCCAGCGTCGTATGTTTGTTGTCGAAATTCTGTAACCGGGTGTCGCCGTTCAGTTGCAGGTTCAGCTTGTCGATGACGGGGATGGTGGCACTTGCGGAGATCCGGTGGCTCTGGTTATCCCAGTTGGCCCCGTCGGCCCCCTCATCGGTGAACTCGTATCTCAGGTTGAGAAAGGCATTTTCGCGGAACAGCCAGAGCCAGGAGAGGTAGGTGTCGAAGCTGTTGGAATCCCTGTCCTCCTCGGGCGTCAGGGGGGATTCGATATACTCCGTGTAGACGTAGCCCGCATAGGCTTCGAAGATGTGGTTGTTCCCGAAGAGGGTGCGGATCACCGGGCCGACCGAGAGGCCGTCCGAATAGTGTTTATAGCTGGGATCCCGGAGCAGGGCATGGGTATACCGGCTGGCAAGGCTTACGGAGAATTCGCCGAAATTATAGCCGGGGGCGGCGTAGACGCTGTTGGTGATGATATCGTGGCTGGTGGAATGCTTTTTGTGAAGCCTGCCATAATAGCTGTACTGGGCGTTAAAGAGCCACGGGCTGTTCAGGAGCGGCACATAATCGACCCGGAGATTGGTGGCCAGGGCCGGACTTGCCTCGTCCGTGATGGTGCCGGCTGACTGGGAATCCGAGGGTCTGAGTACCACATTGGTGTCATACTGCCCGAACATGGCAAAGGTCAGGCGCAGGGGTTTTTCCATGCGGATGCGCCGGGCCAGCAGATCCTGATAGCGCCGGGCAAAGGTCGCCAGATCGGACTGGGGATCGTACTGAATGGCCGACCGGAGCCGCGCTTCGGCCTCTCTGAGCTTTCGGCCTTTCATGTAGCTCAGGGCGATATTGTACTCGGCCGACTGGGTCATGGACGGATCAAGGCGTCTGGCCTTTTCAAAGGCGCTGACCGCCGCCTCGGTCTGCCCCTGTTTCTGGAAGAGCAGCCCTTTCAGAAAGGCGATCCGGGGCGGGAAGATCTCCTCCGCTTCGGCCACGGCAATCCATTCTGCGGCCGCCTCTGTTTTTTCCAGTTGCAGGCAGATATAGGCCAGCTCCACCACCGCATCCCTGATCCGGGGCTTCAGGCGCACCGCATCTTCCAGGTGGGGGAGCGCCTTGTGGTACTTCAGGGTCTGTTTATAGGAAAGCCCCAGCAGAAAGGCGGCTGTGGAAGATTCCGGTTCGACCGCCCTGGCCCGGATAAACAGCTCAATGGCCTCTTCGTAATTCTCCTGACGGTACTGCGCAACCCCTTCGAGCAGTTCGGCGCTTTCGGCCCCGCCACGGGAGGGGAGGGTGAGCATCGCGGATAGAAATATTAAAATGAACAATAACCCCTTTTGACGCTGAGAGTGGCCTGTGAACATATTTTCTCTTTTCTCCCCCTCTTTTTCTGAGCGTAACCGGACTCTGCTGATCTGTTTCAGCAGACCCATCGCACCATAGGTTTTTTGTTATGATCCGTTTTTGGCAGATCGGAAAGTTTTGAAAAAGTCCTGAAAGGACAGATTGTCACAGCCCGGTGCGAACCACCGGGGCAGGATAATCTCCCCACCTGAATAAGGGAATTACGCAAAATAAAAATACCCGCCACACCGGACGGTAGCGCGGGGTTCCACCCCCGCGAAAACGGTTGCTCCCCGAAACAGCTTCCGAACTCCGTGAAAGCGCCGCCGTAGAAGGCGGCGCTACCGTCATGTTGAAAATTACATAAGGAAAACAGCGGGTAGTTTATTTCTGCCAAAATCCCTAAAAAGCTGTTTTTAAAATCCTTTCGGAGTGCAAAAGTCAGGCCCCGAAAGGGGCGATCTTTTGCAAAAGCTGCGAAAAAACGGCCTTCGGCCTTAATTTTCGCACTCCGCCTCTGACTCGTTGGCATTTAAAAAACAGCTTCTTATGGCATGAAGCACCACTGGCTTTCGATAAAAATGGAATTTTTACGATTGATTCAGGTGCGTACTATATCATATTTTTTTATATCTTCAACAGGGATTGTTGTCTGGTTAATACGCTAATGCTTTAAAAAGACTGATAAAAATTATTATATGCTTTGCCGGATTTCAGCCGCTGTGACGTGAGTGCATGTCCCGGCGAGCGGATTCCGGTATTTGCAGATCTGTGCATATGGACAGGGTGCGACCGGGAGCCGGGTCGCCTGAATATGGGATTGACAACTTCCCGGAAGACAGAGTACATCCGCGCAGCCACTTTCTGAGAGGGGAATGAGATTATGCTGAACCGAATTGTTTCTGTAAGTCTGCTGGTATTCATCGCCGTTTCATCTGTTTTTCTTTTCTGTATCGCCGTCCTGATATGGCTGGTTACAGTTCTGTTTGACAGGCGGCTTCTGCTTTTACACCGGTTTACCTCGTTCTGGGCCGCCCTCTATCTTTGGGTCATGCCGGCCTGGTCCGTTTCCGTTGAGGGCCGGGAAAAGATCCTAAATGACCAGACCTGTGTGGTTGTCTCCAACCACCAGTCACAGCTCGATATCCTGGTGGCGTTCCGGATTTTTTTCCACTTCAAATGGGTTGCCAAGACAGAGGTGTTCCGGCTGCCGCTGATCGGCTGGAATATGACCCTGAACCGCTACATCCGGCTGAAGCGGGGGGACAGGGAGAGCATCCGCCAGATGTTTGACGCCTGTAAGAAGACCCTGGCACAGGGGAGTTCGGTCTATATTTTCCCGGAGGGAACCCGGTCCGAAACCGGGATCATGCGCCCCTTCAAACCGGGCGCATTTATCCTTGCAAGGCAGATGAGGGTGCCCATTCTGCCCATTGTCATCAACGGGACAAAGGCGGCCCTGCCGAAACACAGCCTGAACATCAGTGGAAAGCATCACATCCGGGTCCGGGTACTGGATGAGATCCCGTATGACGAGTTCAGGGATCTGACGCCCGAAGCGCTGGCCGAACAGGTCCGGGACCGTCTGGCCCGGGAGATTGACGAACATATTGCGGCAGGTGAGAATGAAAACTGAGATACACCATCTGATCGAAGGGGCCAGGGCCGCCACGGGGGTGGCGGTCATCATCGACGTGTTCCGCGCGTTTTCAGTGGCATGTTACGCCTTTGGCAACGGGGCCGCACGCATGATACCGGTCGGCGATGCGGAGACGGCTTATCGGCTGAAAAGGGAAAATCCCGCCTTTCTGCTCATCGGCGAGAGGGGCGGAAAAAAGCTGCCGGGATGCGATTTCGGCAATTCCCCCGCCGAGATCGAACCCCTGGATCTTCGGGGGAAAACAATCCTTCACACCACCAGCGCAGGCACACAGGGGATTGTCAATGCCGTTCAGGCGGACGAGGTGATCACCGGCAGCTTTGTCAACGCCGGGGCGATTGTGGCGTATCTCAGAGCGCGCAC
This window encodes:
- a CDS encoding surface lipoprotein assembly modifier; translated protein: MFILIFLSAMLTLPSRGGAESAELLEGVAQYRQENYEEAIELFIRARAVEPESSTAAFLLGLSYKQTLKYHKALPHLEDAVRLKPRIRDAVVELAYICLQLEKTEAAAEWIAVAEAEEIFPPRIAFLKGLLFQKQGQTEAAVSAFEKARRLDPSMTQSAEYNIALSYMKGRKLREAEARLRSAIQYDPQSDLATFARRYQDLLARRIRMEKPLRLTFAMFGQYDTNVVLRPSDSQSAGTITDEASPALATNLRVDYVPLLNSPWLFNAQYSYYGRLHKKHSTSHDIITNSVYAAPGYNFGEFSVSLASRYTHALLRDPSYKHYSDGLSVGPVIRTLFGNNHIFEAYAGYVYTEYIESPLTPEEDRDSNSFDTYLSWLWLFRENAFLNLRYEFTDEGADGANWDNQSHRISASATIPVIDKLNLQLNGDTRLQNFDNKHTTLGKTRRDKIYQLSSGLNWEFLNNTLLVLQYNYTRADSNLSVYDYDRHIYSLGIEMKF
- a CDS encoding lysophospholipid acyltransferase family protein; the protein is MLNRIVSVSLLVFIAVSSVFLFCIAVLIWLVTVLFDRRLLLLHRFTSFWAALYLWVMPAWSVSVEGREKILNDQTCVVVSNHQSQLDILVAFRIFFHFKWVAKTEVFRLPLIGWNMTLNRYIRLKRGDRESIRQMFDACKKTLAQGSSVYIFPEGTRSETGIMRPFKPGAFILARQMRVPILPIVINGTKAALPKHSLNISGKHHIRVRVLDEIPYDEFRDLTPEALAEQVRDRLAREIDEHIAAGENEN
- a CDS encoding 2-phosphosulfolactate phosphatase, with the translated sequence MKTEIHHLIEGARAATGVAVIIDVFRAFSVACYAFGNGAARMIPVGDAETAYRLKRENPAFLLIGERGGKKLPGCDFGNSPAEIEPLDLRGKTILHTTSAGTQGIVNAVQADEVITGSFVNAGAIVAYLRARTPDVVSLVCMGESGRSASDEDTLCAEYLRAALNGVPADFEAIRARLRRAPSARKFFNPSATWAPERDFALCLSLDRFDFVLRAEREKGMWVLRKV